GCTCTCCCGAGGACCTCCTCGCCGTCGTCCCCTTCGTGCTCGGCTTCGAGCCGGCAGACTCGATCGTGATGCTGACCCTCGGGGCCGCCCACGCCTTCCATGCCCGCGTCGACCTGCCTGACGACCCGCGAGACGTCGCGGAGGTGCTGGCGGTGCTGCTCGAGCCGGCGGTGCGCCACGGGGCGGAGGCGGCGGTGTTCCTGCTCTACACCGGCGACGACGCCCTGGCGCGTGAGGTCGTCGCCCGGCTGGAGCAGCGCGGGAGGGCGGCGCCCCGGCTCGTCGAGGCGCTGCGCGTCGACGGGGGCCGCTGGTTCTCCCTGCGGGGTTGCCCTCCCGGTGCCGCCGGTGGGGTGCCCTACGACCTGTCCGGCCACGCGTTCGTCGCCGGCGCGGTCCTGGAGGGCCGGGTGCTCCACCGCTCACGGGCGGCGCTGGCGGCCACCCTCCGGCCGGACCCGGTCGCCGTCGCGGAGGTCGAGGCGGCACGCACCGGTCGTCCGGGGTCCGCGGCGTGGGTGGAGCAGCTGCTCGACCGCCGGGTGGGCCGGGACGACCCGCTCCCGGCGCGGGAGGCCGCCCGGCTGCTCGAGGCGATCGCGGACCCGTCGGTGCGCGACGTGGCATGGGGACGGGTGCGTCGAGGGTCGGCCCGCGACGACGTACGCCTGTGGGAGGCGCTGGTCCGCTGCGCGCCCGAGGAGCTGGTGCCCCACGCGGCGGCCGTGCTCGCGTTCGCGGCGTGGATCGCCGGTGACGGGGCCCTCGCGTGGTGCGCCGTCGACCGGGCCCGCGAGGCCGACCCGGGCCACTCGCTGGCGGCCCTGGTCGCCGACGTCCTGACCGCTGCCATCTCCCCGGCGCAGTGGGAGGACGCGTGCCGCCGCCAACGGTCCGTCCCCTGAGACTCTCGCCCCGGGCTGGATCCACCCCTAGGGTTCGAGCCATGGGTGAAGAGGTCGAGGCACAGGAGTTCTCGCGGGCCGACCGCACGCGGCACCGCGAGAAGGTACGCCGGTGCCTCGACGTGTTCGCACGGATGCTGCGCGACGCCCGCTTCGACACCGACGACCCGATGGTCGGCCTCGAGGTCGAGCTCAACCTGGTCGACGACCGCGGCGACCCCGCGCTCAAGAACACGGCCGCCCTCGAGGCGATCGCCGACCCCGACTTCGTCACCGAGCTCGGTCAGTTCAACCTCGAGATCAACGTGCCTCCCGCCAAGCTCCGCGAGGGCGGCCT
This genomic interval from Nocardioides euryhalodurans contains the following:
- a CDS encoding DUF4192 domain-containing protein; translated protein: MTTTLTARSPEDLLAVVPFVLGFEPADSIVMLTLGAAHAFHARVDLPDDPRDVAEVLAVLLEPAVRHGAEAAVFLLYTGDDALAREVVARLEQRGRAAPRLVEALRVDGGRWFSLRGCPPGAAGGVPYDLSGHAFVAGAVLEGRVLHRSRAALAATLRPDPVAVAEVEAARTGRPGSAAWVEQLLDRRVGRDDPLPAREAARLLEAIADPSVRDVAWGRVRRGSARDDVRLWEALVRCAPEELVPHAAAVLAFAAWIAGDGALAWCAVDRAREADPGHSLAALVADVLTAAISPAQWEDACRRQRSVP